In Archangium violaceum, the following are encoded in one genomic region:
- a CDS encoding precorrin-2 dehydrogenase/sirohydrochlorin ferrochelatase family protein, with protein MSTHVDFPVCLRLQGKRVLLVGAGNIADERGQQLVDAGARLRVVAPRVSPALRRLADEGRLELLERAYTLGDVHGQQLVFVATDDRQVSEAVAEEARALGVWVNAADIPELCDFTLPSVGRRGPIVVAVSTSGQSPSLARQLRRRFLAQVGPGHVQIARLSGWLRKRLPCGAERMRLLKQLVEGEAGELLARGQRKAAWARVRAALESFGETT; from the coding sequence ATGAGCACGCACGTGGACTTCCCCGTCTGCCTCCGCCTGCAAGGCAAGCGGGTCCTCCTGGTCGGGGCGGGGAACATCGCGGACGAGCGGGGCCAGCAGCTCGTCGACGCGGGAGCGCGGCTGCGGGTGGTGGCGCCTCGTGTGAGCCCGGCCCTCCGCCGGCTCGCGGACGAGGGCCGCCTGGAGCTGCTGGAGCGTGCCTACACGTTGGGTGATGTCCACGGGCAGCAGCTCGTGTTCGTGGCCACGGATGACAGGCAGGTGAGCGAGGCCGTGGCCGAGGAGGCGCGGGCCCTCGGAGTCTGGGTGAACGCGGCGGACATCCCCGAGCTGTGTGACTTCACGCTGCCCTCGGTGGGCAGGCGCGGTCCCATCGTCGTGGCGGTCTCCACCTCCGGGCAGTCCCCCTCGCTGGCCCGGCAGCTGCGGCGCCGGTTCCTGGCGCAGGTGGGGCCCGGCCACGTGCAGATCGCCCGGCTCAGTGGGTGGCTGCGCAAGCGCCTGCCGTGCGGTGCCGAGCGGATGCGGCTGCTGAAGCAACTGGTGGAGGGCGAGGCCGGAGAGCTGCTGGCGCGCGGTCAGCGCAAGGCCGCCTGGGCCCGCGTGCGCGCCGCGCTCGAGAGTTTTGGAGAGACGACATGA
- the cobA gene encoding uroporphyrinogen-III C-methyltransferase — MSKHGKVYLVGAGPGDPGLLTLRAARLLGDAEAVVYDRLIHPEVLKHARPRARLLFVGKEGGGESVAQEEINALLISQARLGRMVVRLKGGDPFVFGRGAEEALALEAAGIPYEVVPGVSSGVAAPAAAAIPVTHRGVSGSVTFATGHRAGKAPDWAHLAGAETLVLFMAGGRLEEATLALIAAGRSANTPAAIVEAGTWEHQRVIEAPLASIAARAREAAVGSPALLVVGEVVSLRSQLPSLSRSAPVMSEYAQFLKAEAGHE; from the coding sequence ATGAGCAAGCACGGCAAGGTGTATCTGGTGGGAGCGGGGCCCGGAGATCCCGGTCTGCTCACCCTCCGGGCGGCCCGGTTGCTCGGAGACGCGGAGGCGGTGGTCTACGACCGTCTCATCCATCCGGAGGTGCTGAAGCACGCGCGGCCTCGGGCCCGGCTCCTGTTCGTGGGCAAGGAGGGTGGGGGAGAGTCGGTGGCGCAGGAGGAGATCAACGCGCTGCTCATCTCCCAGGCCCGGCTCGGGCGGATGGTGGTGCGGCTCAAGGGCGGGGATCCGTTCGTCTTCGGCCGTGGCGCCGAGGAGGCACTCGCGTTGGAGGCGGCGGGCATCCCCTACGAGGTGGTGCCGGGCGTCTCCAGCGGCGTGGCGGCTCCGGCGGCGGCGGCCATTCCGGTCACCCACCGGGGCGTGTCGGGCTCGGTGACGTTCGCCACCGGGCATCGGGCCGGGAAGGCGCCGGACTGGGCGCACCTGGCCGGGGCGGAGACGCTCGTGCTGTTCATGGCGGGCGGCCGGTTGGAGGAGGCGACGCTGGCGCTCATCGCGGCCGGTCGCTCCGCGAATACCCCGGCCGCCATCGTCGAGGCGGGCACCTGGGAGCACCAGCGGGTCATCGAGGCTCCCCTGGCGAGCATCGCCGCTCGCGCCCGCGAGGCCGCCGTCGGCTCTCCGGCCCTGTTGGTGGTGGGCGAGGTCGTCTCGCTCCGTTCCCAGCTCCCCTCGTTGTCCCGGTCGGCACCCGTGATGTCCGAGTACGCGCAATTCCTGAAGGCAGAGGCTGGTCATGAGTGA
- a CDS encoding VOC family protein, translating into MIQRVTHVTVYVKNEDEALAFFTSKLGFKKQSDSEMGPGGPRWITVSPAGQPDFEITLFNPSTWFKGEEAKTATEQIGRQAMIILASDDIEADHRALTAAGVAVEGPVRDLPWGRDLVFKDLYGNSYNLVQSK; encoded by the coding sequence GTGATTCAGCGTGTCACCCACGTCACCGTGTACGTGAAGAACGAAGACGAGGCGCTCGCCTTCTTCACGAGCAAGCTGGGCTTCAAGAAGCAGTCGGACAGCGAGATGGGCCCGGGAGGGCCTCGCTGGATCACCGTGTCGCCGGCCGGCCAGCCTGACTTCGAGATCACCCTCTTCAATCCCTCCACCTGGTTCAAGGGCGAGGAGGCGAAGACGGCCACGGAGCAGATCGGCCGACAGGCCATGATCATCCTCGCCAGCGACGACATCGAGGCCGACCACCGTGCCCTCACCGCCGCGGGTGTCGCCGTCGAGGGACCGGTTCGCGATCTGCCCTGGGGCCGGGACCTCGTCTTCAAGGACCTCTACGGCAACAGTTACAACCTGGTGCAGTCGAAATAG
- a CDS encoding protein kinase domain-containing protein gives MKEEYIRESEQGDVPPSEASVSEEEGDFEDSFLREVAHADALLRVPLPGARMGGGEGRRFEILEELGGGAMGRVFRARDVELRREVALKFLLPRSARAGQLSGSRLWEEARAIAQLDHENIVRLFDVSEWRGAPWEPNVPFLVMECLEGESLTSVLRRGRPGLRRTLEILDAVAAGLAHAHAHHIVHRDLKPSNVLLTRDGRVKLLDFGLAHLMSSSSPIVPHLPTAGTPAYMAPEQWRGGEQDARTDLWAAGVLMYEMLTGEFPYPFTSLQELRERVLSPEPVPAVRERVPELPEEVERLVAALLVKEPARRLGSASELRTWLRRLEDSLGPWRETPKFVPPQRRQVTLVSCTLVTSSSNEGWLDPEDASERHAAFHRRCADIIQRYEGAIALSIGEEMLACFGYPTAREDDSERAVRAGLQLTRAFQEESRHLDHPGLAVRVGIHTDEVVFDALSLDGQGRLPALQGEAPRVAASLSRQAGASTVLLSGTTWRLVRGAFESEPIGLPPVETYRVLRERGVASRFERALVAGGLSPLVGRDCELERLRGFWTRARDGVGACLLLSGEAGIGKSRLIQELWERVSPESSYRLRCQCWWQFRNSAFSPLIELLRCFFQFGSDALQRQKPSEVDARLMALGVPPKLWREISVLLAAPCTGDDSCLAALENQKECKRMVLDALRLLFLRMAEERPVLLVVEDLHWADPSTLELLGLLSEHISKARLLVVLSARPEFQPSWPPHLGFHPIVLDRLSSESTVALVRGLARGRSLPEETVSQLVAKTDGIPLFVEEMTRLVLEREPGGHLPPIPVTLRELLLSRLDALPPRQKALAQLCAVVGRGFSHALISQLLARDEALLQEDLAGLVSAGLLQRSWEEPGGDAYQFRHALIQEAAYQSLPRSSRRQHHRRVAQALVERFQDVVSARPEVLAHHYTEAGEYAVALPHWERAAQMAIVRSASLEALSHTQQALALLRHLPDRRAYQGDELRLLNSLGILLMDIKGYGSPEVERTYARVLELFRQMGDVVPQLELLWMGLGAYFSMTGRFDRMQELAEQLLLLGQRRKSPELIAQGYRMFSTLCFQKGELDRALDYREQVTWLMSSRSALNGVLDEKLWSTERVDDLVIQSFVYVLRIQPLESQQCMNELLALARGRGHPVNRVCALIHAAGIHQLHGDARGTLRLSEEGLGLASGIWLQPLVAGGRALRGWALTRLGRTREGLEAMRSGIDQLKELGSKAFMHYFLGLLADVYLELGRVEEGLSAVEAGLRISEETGARFFEAELHRIHGELLRADGREAEARCCLLRALAVARRQRASLFELRATLALARQPDMAHPEAAPRRLARLCGRFAPDLDVKELHEARLLLEQLREGGREGVSA, from the coding sequence ATGAAGGAGGAATACATCCGGGAGAGCGAGCAGGGGGACGTGCCCCCGTCAGAGGCTTCCGTCTCCGAGGAGGAGGGGGACTTCGAGGACTCCTTCCTGCGCGAGGTGGCCCATGCGGATGCGCTGCTCCGGGTGCCCCTGCCCGGAGCGCGGATGGGAGGAGGCGAGGGGCGCCGGTTCGAGATTCTCGAGGAGCTGGGCGGAGGCGCGATGGGACGCGTCTTCCGGGCCCGGGACGTCGAGCTTCGACGCGAGGTGGCCCTCAAGTTCCTGCTGCCCCGGAGCGCGCGGGCCGGGCAGCTGTCGGGCTCCCGGTTGTGGGAGGAGGCCCGGGCCATTGCCCAGCTCGATCACGAGAACATCGTCCGGCTCTTCGATGTCTCCGAGTGGAGAGGCGCGCCGTGGGAGCCCAACGTTCCTTTCCTGGTGATGGAGTGCTTGGAGGGGGAGTCGCTGACCTCGGTGTTGCGGCGGGGCAGGCCGGGCCTTCGGCGGACGCTGGAGATCCTGGACGCCGTGGCCGCGGGTCTGGCCCATGCCCACGCGCACCACATCGTCCACCGCGACCTCAAGCCGAGCAATGTCCTCCTCACCCGCGACGGCAGGGTGAAGCTGCTCGACTTCGGGCTGGCGCACCTCATGTCCAGCAGCTCCCCGATCGTTCCCCACCTGCCCACGGCCGGCACGCCCGCCTATATGGCGCCAGAGCAGTGGCGGGGAGGAGAGCAGGACGCGCGGACCGACCTCTGGGCGGCGGGCGTGCTGATGTACGAGATGCTCACGGGGGAGTTTCCCTATCCGTTCACCTCGCTCCAGGAGCTGCGGGAACGGGTGCTGTCTCCCGAGCCGGTGCCTGCCGTGCGCGAGCGCGTCCCGGAGCTCCCCGAGGAGGTGGAGCGGCTCGTGGCCGCCCTGCTGGTCAAGGAGCCCGCGCGGCGCCTGGGCAGCGCGTCCGAGCTGCGGACGTGGCTGCGCCGGTTGGAGGACTCGCTCGGGCCCTGGCGCGAGACGCCGAAGTTCGTGCCTCCCCAGCGGCGGCAGGTGACGCTGGTGTCCTGCACGCTCGTGACTTCCTCCAGCAACGAGGGGTGGCTCGATCCCGAGGACGCCAGCGAGCGGCATGCGGCCTTCCACCGCCGCTGCGCGGACATCATCCAGCGGTATGAAGGCGCCATCGCCCTCTCCATCGGTGAGGAGATGCTGGCCTGCTTCGGCTACCCCACGGCCCGGGAGGACGACTCGGAGCGCGCGGTCCGCGCGGGGCTCCAGTTGACCCGGGCCTTCCAGGAGGAATCCCGGCACCTGGATCACCCTGGGCTGGCCGTGCGGGTGGGCATCCACACGGATGAGGTGGTGTTCGACGCGCTCTCCCTGGACGGACAGGGGCGACTGCCCGCCCTCCAGGGCGAGGCCCCGAGGGTGGCGGCCTCCCTGTCGCGGCAGGCGGGTGCCAGCACGGTGTTGCTCAGCGGCACCACCTGGAGGCTCGTGCGGGGGGCCTTCGAGTCCGAGCCGATCGGACTTCCGCCCGTGGAGACGTATCGCGTGCTGCGCGAGCGAGGGGTGGCGTCCCGGTTCGAGCGGGCGCTCGTGGCGGGGGGCCTCTCGCCGCTGGTGGGGCGAGATTGCGAGCTGGAGCGGCTGCGGGGCTTCTGGACGCGGGCTCGCGATGGGGTTGGCGCATGCCTGCTGCTGAGCGGGGAGGCCGGTATTGGCAAGTCCCGCCTCATCCAGGAGTTATGGGAGCGGGTGTCTCCAGAGTCGAGTTACCGCCTGCGCTGCCAGTGCTGGTGGCAGTTCCGCAACAGCGCCTTCTCCCCGCTCATCGAGCTGCTGCGGTGCTTCTTCCAGTTCGGATCGGACGCGCTCCAGCGGCAGAAGCCGAGCGAGGTGGATGCGCGGTTGATGGCGCTCGGCGTTCCTCCGAAGCTGTGGCGGGAGATCTCCGTGCTCCTCGCCGCTCCCTGTACCGGAGATGACTCTTGCCTGGCCGCTCTGGAGAACCAGAAGGAGTGCAAGCGGATGGTGCTCGATGCGCTGCGGCTCCTGTTCCTGCGGATGGCGGAAGAGCGGCCGGTGCTGCTCGTCGTCGAGGATCTCCACTGGGCCGACCCCTCCACGCTGGAGCTGCTCGGCCTGCTGAGCGAGCACATCTCGAAGGCGAGGCTCCTCGTCGTCCTCAGTGCCCGTCCTGAATTCCAGCCGTCCTGGCCGCCACACCTGGGGTTCCATCCGATCGTGCTCGACCGGCTGTCGTCGGAGTCCACGGTGGCCCTGGTGCGGGGACTCGCTCGTGGCAGGAGCCTTCCGGAGGAGACGGTCTCCCAGTTGGTGGCGAAGACGGACGGCATCCCCCTCTTCGTGGAGGAGATGACGCGCCTGGTGCTCGAGCGGGAGCCCGGCGGGCACTTGCCCCCCATCCCCGTGACCCTGCGCGAGCTGCTGTTGTCCCGCCTGGATGCGCTCCCGCCCCGGCAGAAGGCCCTGGCACAGCTGTGCGCCGTGGTGGGACGCGGCTTCAGTCACGCGCTGATCTCCCAGCTCCTCGCCCGGGACGAGGCCCTGCTCCAGGAGGACCTCGCGGGGCTCGTCTCGGCGGGGCTGCTGCAACGCTCCTGGGAGGAGCCCGGCGGAGACGCGTACCAGTTCCGCCACGCGCTCATCCAGGAGGCGGCCTACCAGTCACTGCCGCGCAGCTCGCGCAGGCAGCACCACCGGCGCGTGGCCCAGGCCCTGGTGGAGCGGTTCCAGGACGTGGTGAGCGCGCGGCCCGAGGTGCTCGCCCACCACTACACGGAGGCGGGTGAGTACGCGGTGGCCCTCCCTCATTGGGAGCGGGCCGCTCAGATGGCCATCGTGCGCTCGGCGAGTCTGGAAGCGCTCTCCCATACGCAGCAGGCGCTGGCGCTGCTGCGCCACCTTCCGGATCGCCGCGCGTACCAGGGGGACGAGCTGCGGCTGTTGAACAGCCTCGGCATCCTGCTGATGGACATCAAGGGCTACGGTTCTCCCGAAGTGGAGCGGACCTATGCTCGCGTGCTGGAATTGTTCCGCCAGATGGGGGATGTGGTTCCGCAGCTCGAGCTGCTCTGGATGGGACTGGGCGCCTACTTCTCCATGACGGGGCGGTTCGACAGGATGCAGGAGCTGGCCGAGCAGCTGCTCTTGCTGGGCCAACGGCGGAAGAGCCCGGAGTTGATCGCCCAGGGCTACCGGATGTTCTCGACCCTGTGCTTCCAGAAAGGAGAGCTCGACAGGGCCCTGGACTATCGCGAGCAGGTGACGTGGCTCATGAGCTCGAGGAGTGCGCTGAACGGTGTCCTCGACGAGAAGCTCTGGTCCACCGAGCGGGTGGACGATCTGGTGATCCAGTCCTTCGTCTACGTGTTGCGCATCCAGCCACTCGAGTCCCAACAGTGCATGAACGAGCTGCTCGCGCTGGCCCGTGGCCGGGGCCATCCCGTCAATCGGGTCTGTGCACTGATCCATGCGGCCGGAATCCATCAACTCCACGGAGATGCCCGGGGCACCCTGCGATTGAGCGAGGAGGGACTCGGGCTCGCCTCCGGTATCTGGCTCCAACCCCTGGTGGCGGGAGGCAGGGCACTCCGAGGCTGGGCGTTGACGCGCCTGGGGCGGACGCGGGAGGGGCTCGAGGCCATGCGGAGCGGCATCGATCAGCTGAAGGAGTTGGGCTCCAAGGCCTTCATGCACTACTTCCTCGGACTGCTCGCGGATGTATACCTGGAGTTGGGGCGGGTGGAGGAAGGACTGTCCGCGGTGGAGGCGGGGTTGAGGATCTCGGAGGAGACGGGGGCGCGCTTCTTCGAGGCCGAACTCCACCGGATCCACGGGGAACTGCTCCGAGCGGACGGGAGGGAGGCGGAGGCGAGGTGCTGTCTGCTCCGGGCCCTGGCCGTGGCCCGGCGGCAGCGTGCCAGTCTCTTCGAGCTGCGGGCCACCCTGGCCCTGGCACGACAGCCGGACATGGCACACCCGGAGGCGGCACCGCGGAGATTGGCGCGTCTTTGTGGCCGATTCGCGCCGGACCTCGACGTGAAGGAGCTCCACGAGGCCCGGTTGCTGCTCGAGCAACTCCGGGAGGGCGGGCGGGAAGGAGTCTCCGCGTGA
- a CDS encoding phosphoadenylyl-sulfate reductase — translation MSSSLQSSHGVSPEELRTAAEELRDAPAEVVLAWVERRFGARAAIASSFGVEDMVLIDLARTHAPSVRLFTLDTGRLPPETYEVMDVVRRRYGVEIETFFPARERVEALESAKGYFSFKQSIEERKECCGIRKVEPLRRALAGREAWVTGLRREQSVTRTSVESVELDATHGLVKVSPLTRWTSREVWEYVKTHGVPYNALHDRGYPSIGCAPCTRAVRPYEDERAGRWWWESPENRECGLHVRR, via the coding sequence ATGTCCTCGTCCCTCCAGTCATCCCACGGTGTCTCGCCGGAAGAGCTGCGTACCGCGGCGGAGGAGCTGCGTGACGCTCCCGCCGAAGTGGTGCTCGCCTGGGTCGAGCGGCGATTCGGCGCGCGCGCGGCCATCGCCTCCAGCTTCGGCGTGGAGGACATGGTCCTCATCGATCTGGCCCGCACGCACGCGCCGAGCGTGCGCCTGTTCACGCTGGATACCGGCCGGCTCCCACCGGAGACGTACGAGGTGATGGACGTGGTGCGCCGCCGCTACGGCGTGGAGATCGAGACGTTCTTCCCGGCGCGCGAGCGCGTCGAGGCGCTCGAGTCCGCCAAGGGGTACTTCTCCTTCAAGCAGAGCATCGAGGAGCGCAAGGAGTGCTGCGGCATCCGCAAGGTGGAGCCGCTGCGGCGCGCGCTCGCCGGGCGGGAGGCCTGGGTGACGGGGTTGCGCCGCGAGCAGTCGGTGACCCGCACCTCGGTGGAGAGCGTGGAGCTGGATGCCACGCACGGGCTCGTCAAGGTCAGCCCCCTGACACGCTGGACCTCCCGTGAGGTGTGGGAGTACGTGAAGACGCACGGCGTCCCCTACAACGCGCTGCACGACCGGGGCTACCCCTCCATCGGGTGCGCCCCCTGCACACGCGCGGTGCGCCCCTACGAGGACGAGCGCGCCGGCCGCTGGTGGTGGGAGTCCCCCGAGAATCGCGAGTGCGGGTTGCATGTCCGCCGCTAG
- a CDS encoding YihY/virulence factor BrkB family protein — protein MSVALRARSTLQLVKQAFSEWNEDKAPMFAASLSYYTMFSIAPVLVIAVSVAGMVFGEEAARGQVQAQLQDLVGQSGAEVIGQMMISARKPSAGILATALGVIALIFGATGVFVQLQEALNHIWHVQPPPRNGVLNFLRSRFLSFAMVLVIGFLLLVSLVVSAALAGIGAWFDHVFPGWTLLWQGLNLVISFAVITVLFAMMYKLLPDTHVAWRDVWLGAAVTSLLFSLGKLGIGLYLGRSTVASSYGAAGSLAVVLIWVYYSAQILFLGAEFTQVYARSHGSRTGEPWPVRESALPVTPRETPRTPRPTS, from the coding sequence ATGAGCGTCGCGCTTCGTGCTCGAAGCACCTTGCAGCTGGTGAAGCAGGCCTTCTCGGAGTGGAACGAGGACAAGGCGCCGATGTTCGCCGCCTCGCTCTCCTACTACACGATGTTCTCGATCGCGCCGGTGCTCGTCATCGCCGTCAGCGTGGCCGGAATGGTCTTCGGCGAGGAGGCAGCGCGGGGCCAGGTCCAGGCGCAGCTCCAGGATCTGGTCGGCCAGAGCGGAGCCGAGGTCATCGGGCAGATGATGATCAGCGCTCGGAAGCCGAGCGCCGGAATCCTCGCGACGGCGCTGGGGGTGATCGCGCTGATCTTCGGTGCGACGGGTGTCTTCGTGCAGCTCCAGGAGGCGCTCAACCACATCTGGCACGTCCAGCCTCCGCCCCGGAACGGAGTGCTGAACTTCCTGCGCAGCCGCTTCCTGTCGTTCGCGATGGTGCTGGTGATTGGCTTCCTGCTGCTCGTCTCGCTGGTGGTGAGCGCCGCGCTGGCGGGAATCGGCGCCTGGTTCGACCACGTGTTTCCCGGCTGGACGCTGCTGTGGCAGGGGCTCAACCTCGTCATCTCCTTCGCCGTCATCACCGTGCTGTTCGCGATGATGTACAAGCTGCTGCCCGACACACACGTGGCCTGGCGGGATGTCTGGCTCGGCGCGGCCGTGACGTCCCTGCTCTTCAGCCTGGGGAAGCTCGGCATCGGCCTGTACCTGGGACGGAGCACCGTGGCCTCGAGCTACGGCGCGGCGGGCTCGCTGGCCGTCGTGCTCATCTGGGTCTACTACTCCGCGCAGATCCTCTTCCTGGGGGCGGAGTTCACCCAGGTCTACGCCCGGAGCCACGGCAGCCGCACGGGAGAGCCCTGGCCGGTCCGGGAGAGCGCGCTCCCGGTCACTCCGCGCGAGACCCCGCGGACCCCGCGCCCGACGTCCTGA
- the cysD gene encoding sulfate adenylyltransferase subunit CysD translates to MSETLSARLSHLAVLEAESIHIIRETAAEFANPVMLYSIGKDSQVLLHLARKAFHPAPLPFPLLHVDTTWKFREMYAFRDQFTAKHGLKLLVHQNKKALAEGINPFDHGSQKYTHAMKTQSLLEALAENGFDAAFGGARRDEEKSRAKERVYSFRDRHGQWEPRRQRPELWNLYNGRIDSGESMRVFPLSNWTELDVWHYVLKERIPVVPLYFAAERPVVNRNGMWIMVDDERMRLRPGERPVQKRVRFRTLGCYPLSGAVESSATTVEDVIAEMLEARVSERQGRLIDHDEEGSMELKKREGYF, encoded by the coding sequence ATGAGTGAAACCCTTTCCGCTCGTCTCTCGCACCTCGCGGTGCTGGAGGCGGAGAGCATCCACATCATCCGCGAGACGGCCGCCGAGTTCGCCAACCCGGTGATGCTCTACAGCATTGGCAAGGACTCGCAGGTGCTGCTGCACCTGGCCCGGAAGGCCTTCCATCCGGCCCCGCTGCCGTTCCCGCTCCTGCACGTGGACACCACCTGGAAGTTCCGGGAGATGTACGCGTTCCGCGACCAGTTCACGGCGAAGCACGGGCTGAAGCTGCTCGTGCACCAGAACAAGAAGGCGCTCGCCGAGGGCATCAACCCCTTCGACCACGGCAGCCAGAAGTACACCCACGCGATGAAGACGCAGTCGCTGCTCGAGGCCCTCGCGGAGAACGGCTTCGACGCGGCCTTCGGCGGAGCCCGGCGCGACGAGGAGAAGTCCCGCGCCAAGGAGCGCGTCTACTCCTTCCGCGACCGTCACGGGCAGTGGGAGCCGCGGCGCCAGCGCCCCGAGCTGTGGAACCTCTACAACGGCCGCATCGACTCGGGCGAGAGCATGCGCGTCTTCCCTCTCTCCAACTGGACCGAGCTCGACGTGTGGCACTACGTCCTCAAGGAGCGCATCCCCGTCGTCCCGCTGTACTTCGCCGCCGAGCGCCCGGTGGTGAACCGCAATGGCATGTGGATCATGGTCGATGACGAGCGGATGCGGCTGCGTCCGGGCGAGCGTCCCGTGCAGAAGCGGGTGCGCTTCCGCACGCTGGGCTGCTACCCGCTCAGTGGCGCGGTGGAGTCCTCGGCCACCACGGTCGAGGACGTCATCGCGGAGATGCTGGAGGCCCGCGTGTCCGAGCGCCAGGGCCGTCTCATTGATCACGACGAAGAAGGCTCGATGGAGCTGAAGAAGCGCGAGGGGTACTTCTAA
- a CDS encoding ARPP-2 domain-containing protein, producing the protein MTREKTRRLLPTGLRLAPSQVWGNIRLVPVLRDEVRGDLRFARRTYDDALAVVSLKGGLMEPGLKYVSYVPHGLVMSWDNKQAEVVAGTRLQKPDGKVLKAGPFTVRVMHRMARREDKNRLRLLPLHLAMEGFLAMHFGGPEVAWTEYSQEALSHGLDPRSEWSVPGWASAAFDEALRVFEIHEQQVGVLIFKADMLLSACIVSHPEDYRALHRALLEDFYGELLLQYGFLANAADLWLSIDDQRVASMADLRDAVGRMRRDWADFQGFMAGGLFGAEVTTSTVYEAGPFHLERFVTSLVPSEENHIGEVIVRADGTLEYLKTYRLSAAQTRRAYLLKQLAGAGWNLERAAAGLKTTREDLVVRLHNAGFGYLLKESVLREALRHA; encoded by the coding sequence ATGACCCGGGAAAAGACGAGGCGCCTCCTGCCCACGGGCCTGCGGCTGGCGCCCTCACAGGTGTGGGGCAACATCCGCCTGGTGCCGGTGCTGCGGGACGAGGTGCGGGGAGATCTGCGCTTCGCCCGGCGGACGTACGACGATGCCCTCGCCGTCGTCTCGCTGAAGGGCGGGCTGATGGAGCCCGGGCTCAAGTACGTCTCCTACGTGCCGCACGGGCTGGTGATGTCGTGGGACAACAAGCAGGCGGAGGTGGTCGCCGGAACGCGGCTCCAAAAGCCCGATGGCAAGGTGCTGAAGGCCGGCCCGTTCACCGTGCGCGTGATGCACCGCATGGCGCGCCGGGAGGACAAGAACCGGCTGCGGCTGCTGCCGCTGCACCTGGCGATGGAGGGCTTCCTCGCCATGCACTTCGGCGGACCGGAGGTGGCGTGGACCGAGTACTCGCAGGAGGCCCTCTCCCACGGGTTGGATCCCCGGAGCGAGTGGTCGGTGCCCGGCTGGGCGAGCGCGGCCTTCGACGAGGCCCTGCGCGTCTTCGAGATCCACGAGCAGCAGGTGGGGGTGCTCATCTTCAAGGCCGACATGCTGCTGTCCGCCTGCATCGTCTCGCACCCCGAGGACTACCGGGCGTTGCACCGGGCGCTGCTGGAAGACTTCTACGGCGAGCTGCTGCTGCAGTATGGCTTCCTCGCCAACGCGGCCGACCTGTGGCTGTCCATCGACGACCAGCGGGTCGCCTCGATGGCCGACCTGCGGGATGCCGTCGGGCGCATGCGGCGCGACTGGGCGGACTTCCAGGGCTTCATGGCCGGAGGCCTCTTCGGCGCGGAGGTGACGACGAGCACCGTCTACGAGGCGGGGCCGTTCCACCTCGAGCGCTTCGTCACCAGCCTGGTGCCCTCCGAGGAGAACCACATCGGCGAAGTCATCGTGCGAGCAGACGGCACGCTCGAGTACCTCAAGACGTACCGCCTCTCGGCGGCGCAGACGCGGCGGGCCTATCTGCTCAAGCAGCTCGCGGGCGCCGGCTGGAACCTGGAGCGCGCGGCGGCCGGCCTGAAGACCACCCGGGAGGACCTGGTGGTCCGCCTGCACAACGCCGGCTTCGGCTACCTGCTCAAGGAGTCCGTGCTACGCGAGGCCCTGCGGCACGCGTAG
- a CDS encoding MOSC domain-containing protein: MPTLTSLTIYPLKSCAGLPLTRATVEPLGIQHDRRWMAVRSDGSCMTGRELPALVRLRAVPGPTGLQLSAPGMPELLVPLPPADAPRLDVTVWKDTCSAARVAAEADRWLSEYLGQPAVLVHVDARMNRPVDPTYATPDDRVGFADAYPLLLISQASLDDLNQRLASPVPMARFRPNLVVAGCGAFAEDGWKRLRIGTVELDVVKPCDRCVFTTVDPETARADPQQEPLRTLATYRRMGPKNKVMFGQNVIVRRPGTISVGDVVEVLE; encoded by the coding sequence GTGCCCACCCTGACGTCCCTCACCATCTATCCCCTGAAGTCGTGCGCGGGTCTGCCGCTGACCCGCGCCACGGTGGAGCCGCTCGGAATCCAGCATGACCGCCGGTGGATGGCGGTCCGCTCGGATGGCTCCTGCATGACCGGACGGGAGTTGCCCGCGCTCGTGCGCCTGCGTGCCGTCCCCGGGCCGACGGGTCTCCAGCTGTCGGCGCCGGGCATGCCGGAGCTCCTGGTGCCTCTGCCGCCGGCTGACGCGCCCCGCCTCGACGTCACCGTCTGGAAGGACACCTGCTCCGCCGCCCGCGTGGCCGCCGAGGCGGACCGCTGGCTGTCCGAGTACCTGGGGCAGCCCGCGGTGCTCGTGCACGTGGATGCGCGGATGAACCGCCCGGTGGATCCGACGTACGCCACCCCGGATGACCGCGTCGGCTTCGCGGATGCCTATCCCCTGCTGCTCATCTCCCAGGCCTCGCTGGACGACCTGAACCAGCGCCTGGCGAGCCCCGTCCCGATGGCCCGCTTCCGTCCCAACCTCGTGGTGGCGGGCTGCGGTGCCTTCGCGGAGGACGGCTGGAAGCGGCTGCGCATCGGCACCGTGGAGCTGGACGTGGTGAAGCCCTGCGACCGCTGCGTCTTCACCACCGTGGATCCGGAGACAGCCCGGGCCGATCCCCAGCAGGAGCCGCTGCGCACGCTCGCCACCTACCGGCGCATGGGCCCGAAGAACAAGGTGATGTTCGGCCAGAACGTCATCGTGCGGCGTCCGGGAACCATCAGCGTGGGAGACGTGGTGGAGGTCCTGGAGTAG